From the Trichocoleus desertorum ATA4-8-CV12 genome, the window AAGTAGAAGCTTGGCAAGAGGAGCGCAATCAAGAGAAGACCTGGATTGATTGGCGATTTACGACCGCAGATGCCAGGATAAAACTGCATCGACTTTACCCGTCAACTAATAATTGACTGACTAGTAGACCTTTGAGCGAAATCACCTATCAAAACGTGGTGAAGGGCCAGCCTTATCTGCGTTGGGCGATCGCAGATTAACAATGCAATGAAGCAACACGATAGATATGCTAGAAAAAAATTTGATCAGCGGCTAGGCACATAGCCTAGCCGCTGATCAAAGCGTCTATTAGCTTGTCTATCTGAAGTAACCTCAGCATCAGAACTAGAACCAGAACTCGTCCACTGGTGCTCTAACTTAATTTGTTCAGCGATGATATCGACCAGGCAATGGATGTGCTCGATTGTGGCTCGAATATCATCCAGAGTTCTGACGCGCTCTGCCATCACTTCTTCAAAGGTTCTGTAATTCATACTTATGAACTAAATCGACTCATAGAAGCCAGGGGCACCTATGCCACCCAAAGATGACACAGATTTCTAGCACCCCCATCTTCCCGATTGGGCAGATAGCTTTAAAGCTTTTAGTGCCTTTGAATACATACAGGCTTGCTGTTCGCTAGCTTAGAGACAATGGGGCTGGAAGGGCGATCGCTAGTTTGTTAGCAAACAACAACTGCGTAGAATAAAGGCAAGAAGCAAGAAGCAAGTAGAACATGTATCTGACCTGGCTAGATAGCAACTCTTGGCTGATAGAGATCGGTGGCAAACGTATTCTGCTCGATCCTTGGTTGGTAGGGCCGTTGGTGTTTGGCAATATTAACTGGCTGTTTAAAGGCACCCGTCCTCAAGAGCGTCCCATTCCTGATCGCATCGACCTGATTTTGCTATCCCAAGGTTTAGAAGACCACACCCATCCGCCTACCCTTAAACAACTCGATCGCAGCATTCCGGTCGTCGCTTCTCCCAACGCTGCCAAAGTTGTGCGCGAGTTGGGTTACCACCAAGTAACGACGCTGGCGCATGGGGAAAGCTTTAATCTAGACAATCAGGTTAGTATTCAAGCGCTGCCCGGATCACCGATTGGCCCTTTTCTGACTGAGAATGCCTATTTCCTCAAAGAACTTGCTTCTGAACTCACCCTTTATTACGAGCCTCATGGTTACCATGCCCCCATCCTGAAGGAAATGGAATCTGTGGATGTGGTGATCACCCCAGTCATTGACATGAAAGTGCCTGTGTTGGGGCCAATTATTCAAGGGAAAAACAGTGCTTTAGAGTTAGCAGAAGCGGTGAAACCTCAAGTGATGCTACCCACTGCAGCCGGGGGCGATGTCACCTTTGAAGGAGTGCTGATGGCAGTCATCCAAAGCATGGGTAGCGCGGCTGCATTACGGACTCAACTGAGTGCCAAGAACCTGCCAACCCAACTATTAGAACCAAAACCCGGCGATCGCATAGAGCTAAAACTCCAACCAAGGGCGATCGCCAAATCATGAGCGGTAGAGACGAAGCATTCGGTAATAGGTAGGGGCGAAGCATTCGGTCAAGAGCTTTGGTAATTATCCCAAAAGCCTCTACCGAATGCTTCGCCCCTAAGCAATCCTAACGGTGGGTAGAACCATCAGGGAGAGTGGCTCCTTGCAGATTGGCTTTGTATAGGTTAACCCAGCCCAGTTCAGCTCCTAGCAAATTAGCTCCTTGCAGATTGGCTCCACTCAAGTTGGTGCCTCGCAGGTTCGTATAACTGAGATTGGCTCCCTGGAGATTGGCCTTGCTGAGATTGGCCCAAGTGCAATTAGCTTTAGATAAATCCGCTTCGCTCAGATTGGCTCTAGAAGCGTACACCCGACCCAGATGCGCCTGGATTAAGTTGGCCTTGGCAAGGTTGGCTTGGTAAAGGTGAGCAGTCATAAGTTCAGCGTTGTAGAGAGTGGCGTTGCTGAGATCTGCTTGGCTTAGATTAGCTCCCATCAGGTTGGCTTCGCTCAAGTTGGCTCGGCTCAAACGCGCTTCACTCAGGTCTGCACCTCGGAGGTTGGCTTCTCGTAGATCAGTACCAATGAGGTTGGCTTGGCTCAGGTCAGCTCGATTAAAATTGGTGCCCCGCAAATCCGTGCCAATCAGGTTAGCCCCGCTGAGGTTGGCATCACGCAAGTCTGCCTGCATCAGGCTGGCATCAACCAACTCGGCATTACACAGATACACTTCCACCAAGTCAGCAGCTTGCAGGTTGGCATTGTTGAGAATCGCATGGCTGAGGTTAGCGGCAATCAATTTTGTGTAGCTGAGGTCTACCCGCTTCAGATTAGCTCCTCGCAAATCTGCGCCTCGGAGGTTGATGCCGCTCAGATCTGCTTCGCTCAAATCCGGGTCTACAGCACCGTTGTGGGTTCTCCACTCCAGCCATCGCACAGCACCCATTTTCAATAGGGCCAAATGTTCTGGATTTGCCATTGAGTGCTTCCTTTATTCCTTGCCTCGATCAGTCGGGTTTTCGCGTCCAGTCACACTTTCAATAGCTCCCAGAGCAGCACTGGAGCCAGCGAGAATGTCTTGCTCATCTCCCCCTAAATACAGCCGTCCAAAGCTACCAAAGGCTTGCACCTCTAGCAATTTAATTCCTGCTGCCTTTTCTGCTTCATTGGCAGCGAGCGCCGCATACCCGGCAGGTTCGACTTCTAAGACATAAAGGGTTTGGCCTGCCAAAATCAGATTGCCTCGCCGAAAGCGGTTGATTAACTGAGTTTGGTGAGCGTCAATATTGCGGATAATCTGGCTAGAAACGACCCGTGGCTTCAGGCGATCGCGCTCTTTCACGCCTAGGGCTTCCAGAATGGCGATCCCAGCGGTACGGGTATCTCCCTGGTTCCGGGAATGCACTTCTAGCAAGCCATACAGACGCTCAACGATTTGCAAGCCAGGACGAACCGAAGTGGCTTTGAGGGCAACGTCTGTAATCCGGTTGATTTCAATGCCGGGAGAAATTTCTACCCATAACGAAGTGTCCCCTGGAAGAGGCAAGAACCCAGGCACCACGGTTCCCAAAAATGCCGCATGCTGCGGTTGAATATTGTCTAGATAAACGTAGCTGCGTAGTTCTATACCCAAGGCTAAAGCTCAGTGCGGATCAATTCGCTCAGTGTACGGGTAAAAGTATCGCAGCTAATGTGCCATCCTGCTATGGTGCCGCAGGTATGACTTGGGCAAAAGAGCCGCGATCGCCGATAGAAAGGGCTGCGGTTCAATCCCTTAAAAATCACTTCAAGGCTGACTGAGTACGAGGAATTTGGATCACAAACTCGGTTCCCTCACCCGGAGATGAGCAGCATATTAAGGTACCACTGTGCTTCTCCGTAATAATTTGATGGCTGATCGACATCCCCATGCCAATGCCCTTGCCCATCGGTTTGGTCGTAAAAAAGGGATCAAAGAGCCGTTTTTGCACCTGTTCTGGAATACCTGGCCCATTATCTGCGATCGCAATTTTCACCCATTTAGAACCCACCCATTCTGTACGAATGGTAATGGTAAGCGCTTTAGAGGGGTTGTGCTTGGCAGAACTTTCTTCTAAAACATCGATCGCATTCGCCAAGATATTCATAAATACTTGATTCAATTGTCCGGCGTAGCATTCTATCCGCATCAAGCCGCTGTACTGCTTAATCACGCGAATTTCGGGGCGATCGGATCTGGCCTTGAGACGGTTTTGCAAAATCATCAAGGTGCTGTCAATACCTTCATGAATATCCACCTCTTTCATCTCGGCCTCATCCATACGCGAAAAGGTGCGAAGTGAGGTGACAATTTTTTGAATTCGATCAGCCCCTACCCGCATAGACGTGAGGAGCTTGGGCAAGTCTGCTTGTAGAAACGCTAGATCAATCGTCACAGCCTCGTCTCGAATTTCTGGGTAGGGTGTGGGGTAATACTTCTGATACAGATGTAATAGCCCTAACAGATCTTGGGTGTAGCCCTCAGCATGAGTGAGGTTGCCATAGATGAAGTTCACCGGATTATTGATTTCATGGGCGACCCCCGCCACAAGTTGGCCCAGGCTAGACATCTTTTCGCTCTGGAGCATTTGGGACTGGGTGCGCTGGAGTTCTTGTAAAATCTGGGCCAGTTCTTGAGCTTTGGCTTGGCTTTGCTGATAGAGTTCTGCTTGGTTAAGGGCGATCGCCAGTTGATCTGTGACAGCTTGAAGCAGTTCTATCTCACTGGCTGTCCAGCTATGCGCTTGAGTAAGGTGATTACAGGTCAGGCAACCCATGCGCGCTGAACTGGTTCGAATCGGCAGCAGAACTTCAGATTTGACCCCTAAGCTTTGCAACAGCGAACGGTAGATAGGATCGCCAAATTGCTCAACATCATCAATTTGGATCACTGCTTGTTGCAGCAGCAACTGGCTGACCGAACCGACGACATCGACCGGGTAAAGCCCCAAAAAGCTGGGATCGCTCTCCCGCTTGGCTTCCTGGACAACTTCCCAAATGGGCGTTTCTGCCTCAGGACTAAACCAACAAAAGGTGCAGTGATCAGCTTCTAATAAGTTACAAACGGCCTGAAGCGTGGTTTCAATCACGATGTCTAGATCCAGAGACTGGCGGATCTGAGTGACTAATCGATTCAGCATCGCTTGCCGTTCTGCATAGTCTTGGAGTTGGGCCTCTGCTGCCTTGCGAACGACTTCGTCGCGCTTCGCTTCGCTGACATCCCGACAGACAATCATTCCCCCCTTTAAGTTACCTGCGGCGTCTTTTAGCGGTTTGCCGCTAATCAGCAACCAAAGCCCTGCTGGAGCCTGAGCATGGCGAGTAAACATTTCGACATTCTGCGGTTGCTCACCTTGGAGCGTTCGGACGAGGGGTAGGGCTTCCATCGGAAACGGTGTCACTGTATCTGGAAGAAACAGCCCATAGTGCTCCGACCAACCTTCTTGGCCAATCTCTACCGCTCCATTGCCAAAGATTTTGGCTGCGGCTGGATTGAAGACCAAAAATTTACCTGCCTCATCCGCCACAATCACGCCGTCGCTCATCGATTCCAGGATCAGCTGGGATAACGCTTGTTGTGCTTGGAGTTCAGCTCTGGCCTGTTTTTGTGCCTCTTCTGCCTGCCTGCGGCGAGTCACATCCATTAACATGCCGTCCCAAACAATATCACCGTTGGATTGAAGTTCTGGACGAGAGGCAGCCTCAATCCACTTGAGTTGACCTGACGGCAAGCAAAAGCGCCCTTCCCAGTGCCAGGGTTTTAGAGTTTGGGCTGAATCAGCGACTGATTGGCTAAAGCCAGGAAGATCTTCTGAATAAATCAGCGCGATCAGCCGCGAGCCATCTTCTCGGATTTCATGGGGTGCCAAATCAAAGAGTTCACGACAACCCAAGCTCACAAACGGAAAGCTAAACGACCCATCAGGAGCCAATCGGAACTGATAAATCATTCCCGGCAAATTGTCCGCCAGCTTACGAAACCAGGCTTCACTAGGGTCACTGGCTTGTGATTGCTGGGATTGAACTGTTAGCTTCAGTTCTTCCTGGGATACCATGCCGCAGCGGCTCCTTTGCATGAGGTGACAAGATTGAAATTAGATTTCCCAACGAGACTTCCACGCTTAGCAGAACTGATACAGCTCTCAAAGCTAGGGCTCGATTCAGTCCGAGCATCTCGTGTAGGTCAATCTTACAGAGGCGATCGCCTGTTGGCCGGAAGCGCGGAGAACGGGCCACAAAATTTTTTTAGGTATCCCTGAGGCGCGATCGAGGAGCCACAAAATCTATCGCAATCAATGCAGAGTTGATTAAAAGTTGATTCGGGGCGACTAGACAAGCAGCAATCAGAACCCATGATTCAAGCAGCAACTAGCATCGGTTGAGCTGCAGCAAAGCCTGAAGGCAGGGTTCTCAGACTGACCCAGATTTTATACTCAGATCTCATACAAGTGATACACACTTGGCTACCCTGCTCGGCTAAATCCATTGCAAAGGCAAAAGCTTTTTGTCTGCTACCGACCGGAAATTTTTCCCAGAGGTAGTACAGCTCTTTGCCAGAACACATGCCTTCGCGAATCTCATGGTCATACAAAAATTTAAAGGGATGAACCAATTCATGAGAGAGCACCAAGGGCAACATAAAACCTCAGCCAAAGGAACACTCTTAATTCTTACTTAATACTTTATCAAAGAAATGTATTCTCGCCTACTTAAAGAAAAAATATTGAAATTTTTATATTGTGATAAATAACGAAGGATTTTGCAAGAAAGGCAATAGTAGCATCGCGATATACTCTTACTTCCCTTAATCGGCCAAAATTCAACACTATCAAAGGGTAGCTAGTTTGAGCTAGGTCATTTAGCGGAGTAAGTTCAGCCATTTAACCGAGTGTTTTTCTGTGGTCATGCTCACATCCAAAAGCGCCAAATTTTAAGCTTATTTTGAGCGCTCAGAGCAAAAATCTCAGGTTAATGCTGAGATCGAAATTAGCGATCGCTTGCTAAAACAGATGCAAAATAACGCGATCGCAGAATATAAAAAAAGGGCGATCGCGAAATCCGTAAGAGAATTCTGCGATCGCCCTTTTAAGAGAATTGGTTATTGCTCGTCACGTCCGTGGGCAAAAGCGGGAGGAGAGGTGGCCTCGACTGCTGTAAATGGCTCCAAAACCTTGTAGGTGTGAGAGGCTCCCTTCGGCACGACCCAAGAATCTCCGGTTTCCAGAAGCACCATTTGACCTTCTATGTGTAATTCAGCGCGACCTTGGATTACATAGCCTACGGTTTCGTATTCACGACGAGTTTCAGGCTTAGATTCACCCGGTTGCTCGTTTTCCCACATCCGCATGGCAAGGGTCACCCCTCCAGCCAGGTACTTCTGCCCCAACTCACCATGAGGAGATTGGGCGGATTGAACTTTAATGACTGTGGTATCACTCATGATTTTTCGCTCAATAACGACAAGTTAAACAATTGGCGATCGCAATGGGGCAAGCTCTAGCCCATCCGCCTGACTAGGCGAGTGAGGCTGAAAAGGGTCAGGCTTGATATGCTCAGCTTCTAGAATTTCAACCAAGTTATACAGCTCCGAGAGCAACTGGTTGATTAAAGCTGTCTTTTCAAGTTGAGGAGCAGGATCAATCTCCATGACTACGACCTACGGCTTGAGGACAACTTTGATGCAGTTCTCTTTTTTATCTCTAAAGATCTCGTAGCCGTGGGGGGCTTGGTCTAGAGGTAGTTTATGGGTAATGACAAAGGAGGGGTCAATCTTGCCTTGCTGTACAGCGTCCATCAAGGGTTTAATGTAACGGTGCATATGGGTTTGCCCCATTTTAAAGGTCAAGCCTTTGTTGAAAGCAGCCCCAAAAGGCACTTTATCTAGGAAGCCACCATACACGCCTGCGAGGGAAACATGCCCCCCTTTTCGACAAGAGAGAATGACTTGACGTAGGGCAGTGGGGCGATCGGTTTCTAGCCGTACCGCTTGCTTGACTTGGTCATACATGGCCATTGGGCCTGTGCCATGTGCTTCCATCCCTACCGCATCAATGCAGCTATCAGGGCCGCGCCCGCCCGTCATCTCTTTGACGGCTTCTCCGGCATCAATTTCTTCGTAGTTGATGATTTCAGCTCCACATTGCTCTTTCGCCATCTGTAAGCGTTCGGGTATGCGATCGATCGCGATTACCCGCTCAGCTCCTAGCATGAAAGCACTCTTGATGGCAAACTGACCCACAGGGCCACAACCCCAAACTGCTACAGTATCTCCTGGCTCGATATTGCAGTTTTCTGCGGCCATGTAGCCTGTAGGAAAAATATCCGTCAGGAACAAGACTTGATCATCACTGAGTCCATCAGGCACCTTGAACAGACCCACATCAGCAAAGGGAACACGAGCATATTCTGCTTGACCACCTGCATAACCACCAAACATGTGGGAGTAGCCAAACAGCCCAGAGGGAGAGTGCCCCATTGCCGCTTCAGCAATCCAGCCGTTGGGGTTGGAGTTGTCGCATAAGGACCACAAATCTCGCTGGCAGAAGAAGCAGTTGCCGCAGGAGATGGTGAAGGGGACAACGACGCGATCGCCAATTTTGACGTTATTGACGGCACTACCGAGTTCTACGACTTCTCCCATAAACTCATGACCGAGGATGTCTCCCTCTTTCATAGTGGGAATGTAGCCGTCGAGGATATGGAGGTCTGAGCCACAAATGGCGGTGGAGGTGATTTTGATGATGGCATCACGGGGATTGAGAATGGTGGGATCGGGGACGTTGCCGATCCGAACGTCGTTGGCTCCATGCCAGCAAAGTGCTTTCATTTAGTCTTGCTCCTTTATGCTTTCAAATTAGGTTTTGATATAAACACTGAAAAGAACCGAACCCTTGGGGGCACTCGCTCCCAAACCCCCGCTGAGGGACGGCTGCGTCCCCCAGACTCCCTCCAGAGGTAACTCTTGGATGAAGTTACACCCCCTATTTACACTTTCTAGCTCCAGACATGGGAATTACGCTCTTAACT encodes:
- a CDS encoding MBL fold metallo-hydrolase encodes the protein MYLTWLDSNSWLIEIGGKRILLDPWLVGPLVFGNINWLFKGTRPQERPIPDRIDLILLSQGLEDHTHPPTLKQLDRSIPVVASPNAAKVVRELGYHQVTTLAHGESFNLDNQVSIQALPGSPIGPFLTENAYFLKELASELTLYYEPHGYHAPILKEMESVDVVITPVIDMKVPVLGPIIQGKNSALELAEAVKPQVMLPTAAGGDVTFEGVLMAVIQSMGSAAALRTQLSAKNLPTQLLEPKPGDRIELKLQPRAIAKS
- a CDS encoding cupin domain-containing protein, giving the protein MSDTTVIKVQSAQSPHGELGQKYLAGGVTLAMRMWENEQPGESKPETRREYETVGYVIQGRAELHIEGQMVLLETGDSWVVPKGASHTYKVLEPFTAVEATSPPAFAHGRDEQ
- a CDS encoding PAS domain S-box protein, giving the protein MVSQEELKLTVQSQQSQASDPSEAWFRKLADNLPGMIYQFRLAPDGSFSFPFVSLGCRELFDLAPHEIREDGSRLIALIYSEDLPGFSQSVADSAQTLKPWHWEGRFCLPSGQLKWIEAASRPELQSNGDIVWDGMLMDVTRRRQAEEAQKQARAELQAQQALSQLILESMSDGVIVADEAGKFLVFNPAAAKIFGNGAVEIGQEGWSEHYGLFLPDTVTPFPMEALPLVRTLQGEQPQNVEMFTRHAQAPAGLWLLISGKPLKDAAGNLKGGMIVCRDVSEAKRDEVVRKAAEAQLQDYAERQAMLNRLVTQIRQSLDLDIVIETTLQAVCNLLEADHCTFCWFSPEAETPIWEVVQEAKRESDPSFLGLYPVDVVGSVSQLLLQQAVIQIDDVEQFGDPIYRSLLQSLGVKSEVLLPIRTSSARMGCLTCNHLTQAHSWTASEIELLQAVTDQLAIALNQAELYQQSQAKAQELAQILQELQRTQSQMLQSEKMSSLGQLVAGVAHEINNPVNFIYGNLTHAEGYTQDLLGLLHLYQKYYPTPYPEIRDEAVTIDLAFLQADLPKLLTSMRVGADRIQKIVTSLRTFSRMDEAEMKEVDIHEGIDSTLMILQNRLKARSDRPEIRVIKQYSGLMRIECYAGQLNQVFMNILANAIDVLEESSAKHNPSKALTITIRTEWVGSKWVKIAIADNGPGIPEQVQKRLFDPFFTTKPMGKGIGMGMSISHQIITEKHSGTLICCSSPGEGTEFVIQIPRTQSALK
- a CDS encoding pentapeptide repeat-containing protein, whose translation is MANPEHLALLKMGAVRWLEWRTHNGAVDPDLSEADLSGINLRGADLRGANLKRVDLSYTKLIAANLSHAILNNANLQAADLVEVYLCNAELVDASLMQADLRDANLSGANLIGTDLRGTNFNRADLSQANLIGTDLREANLRGADLSEARLSRANLSEANLMGANLSQADLSNATLYNAELMTAHLYQANLAKANLIQAHLGRVYASRANLSEADLSKANCTWANLSKANLQGANLSYTNLRGTNLSGANLQGANLLGAELGWVNLYKANLQGATLPDGSTHR
- a CDS encoding glutathione-dependent formaldehyde dehydrogenase encodes the protein MKALCWHGANDVRIGNVPDPTILNPRDAIIKITSTAICGSDLHILDGYIPTMKEGDILGHEFMGEVVELGSAVNNVKIGDRVVVPFTISCGNCFFCQRDLWSLCDNSNPNGWIAEAAMGHSPSGLFGYSHMFGGYAGGQAEYARVPFADVGLFKVPDGLSDDQVLFLTDIFPTGYMAAENCNIEPGDTVAVWGCGPVGQFAIKSAFMLGAERVIAIDRIPERLQMAKEQCGAEIINYEEIDAGEAVKEMTGGRGPDSCIDAVGMEAHGTGPMAMYDQVKQAVRLETDRPTALRQVILSCRKGGHVSLAGVYGGFLDKVPFGAAFNKGLTFKMGQTHMHRYIKPLMDAVQQGKIDPSFVITHKLPLDQAPHGYEIFRDKKENCIKVVLKP